A window from Sinanaerobacter sp. ZZT-01 encodes these proteins:
- the catA gene encoding type A chloramphenicol O-acetyltransferase has protein sequence MNFIEIQMEQWARKDHYEHYKNKVRCSYSVTVDIDISKLLIRLKEREMKAYPAQIYMLSTVVNQFPEFRMTTNDEDRLGYWEAIDPIYTVLNPNAETFSAVWTRYDKCFNTFYRAYLQDTVQYASGELFPQEYIPPNTFNISSVPWLDFTAFNINVFSDGSYLLPIFTIGKYKKEKDKTMMPLAIQCHHAVCDGWHVGKFVETLREMARDCEKWFL, from the coding sequence ATGAATTTTATTGAAATACAAATGGAGCAATGGGCAAGAAAAGATCATTATGAGCATTATAAAAACAAGGTTCGATGCTCCTATAGCGTAACGGTAGATATTGATATTTCCAAGCTGCTGATTCGTCTAAAAGAACGAGAAATGAAAGCCTATCCTGCGCAAATCTATATGCTTTCAACCGTAGTAAATCAATTTCCGGAGTTTCGAATGACAACCAACGATGAGGATCGTTTGGGGTATTGGGAAGCCATCGATCCGATATATACTGTTTTGAACCCGAATGCAGAAACTTTTTCAGCTGTATGGACAAGGTATGATAAATGCTTCAATACATTCTATCGTGCATATCTGCAGGATACAGTACAGTATGCGAGCGGGGAACTTTTTCCGCAGGAGTATATTCCACCCAATACTTTTAATATTTCCAGTGTTCCGTGGCTGGATTTTACAGCGTTTAATATTAATGTTTTTTCAGATGGCAGCTATCTTTTACCGATTTTCACTATTGGAAAATATAAAAAAGAAAAGGACAAGACAATGATGCCCCTTGCCATCCAATGCCATCATGCGGTTTGTGATGGCTGGCACGTTGGAAAATTTGTAGAAACATTGCGAGAAATGGCAAGGGATTGCGAGAAATGGTTCTTATAG
- a CDS encoding dihydrofolate reductase family protein, producing MRNIILYIAMSLDGYIADKLGGVGWLGGDNSDPENIGSYSTFIETIDTVILGYKTYQQIVTELSPDAWAYTGLKSYVLTHNKNNSTEEVIFTDKSLADLIAELKSENGKDVWICGGATIANQLINLDLIDRYHISVIPTILGEGIRLFDAHQKELKLQLISTQSYNGIVDLVYECRI from the coding sequence ATGAGAAACATTATTTTATATATTGCAATGAGTTTAGACGGATACATTGCTGATAAATTAGGGGGAGTTGGCTGGCTTGGCGGTGATAATTCTGACCCCGAAAATATAGGGAGTTATTCAACTTTTATTGAAACGATTGATACCGTGATTTTGGGGTACAAAACTTACCAGCAAATTGTCACTGAACTTTCGCCGGATGCGTGGGCTTATACTGGACTGAAAAGCTATGTGCTGACTCACAATAAAAATAACTCTACCGAAGAAGTTATCTTCACTGATAAAAGTCTTGCTGACTTAATTGCCGAATTAAAAAGTGAAAATGGAAAAGATGTTTGGATTTGCGGTGGTGCAACTATTGCCAATCAACTGATTAATCTTGATTTAATTGATAGATACCACATATCCGTTATACCAACTATCTTAGGCGAAGGTATACGCCTGTTTGATGCACACCAAAAGGAATTAAAACTCCAACTTATATCCACTCAAAGTTATAACGGAATAGTTGATCTGGTTTATGAATGTAGAATATGA
- a CDS encoding EFR1 family ferrodoxin (N-terminal region resembles flavodoxins. C-terminal ferrodoxin region binds two 4Fe-4S clusters.), protein MINAYSKIKIAYYSGTGGTEMASKQFQKDLESKGCICTIEQITEGMNRNQEEHDLLLLLFPVHAFNAPNAVYKWIDALEAVEKACAAVISVSGGGDICPNTACRVSSIKRLTQKGYRVIYDKMIVMPSNWIILPPNPLPYLLIQALPKMVRKITDDLLSDVRKKTHPLWIDRIFSLIGRLETLGGHYWGKQIKVTEHCTRCGWCAEHCPSGNIIMLDGRPTFGRKCHFCLNCIYSCPSKALQPGIFRFIVIQEGYCLQHIAEQLPKNTQIPVKDLKVGLLWLGVKKYLMSVGDDWEG, encoded by the coding sequence ATGATAAATGCCTATTCGAAAATAAAGATCGCTTACTATTCCGGCACAGGAGGTACGGAAATGGCTTCCAAACAGTTTCAAAAAGATTTGGAATCCAAGGGCTGTATCTGCACGATTGAACAGATTACCGAAGGAATGAATCGGAATCAAGAGGAACATGATTTGCTTCTTTTGCTGTTTCCGGTCCATGCTTTTAACGCACCGAATGCAGTTTATAAGTGGATCGATGCTTTGGAGGCGGTAGAGAAAGCCTGTGCAGCGGTAATCTCTGTTTCCGGAGGAGGTGATATCTGTCCAAATACAGCCTGCCGAGTCAGCAGTATCAAAAGGCTTACCCAAAAAGGCTACCGTGTGATATATGATAAAATGATCGTTATGCCTTCCAATTGGATTATACTTCCTCCAAATCCATTACCGTACTTATTGATACAAGCATTACCTAAAATGGTTCGGAAGATCACAGATGATCTTTTGTCAGATGTCAGAAAAAAAACGCATCCGTTATGGATTGACAGGATATTTTCTCTGATAGGAAGGCTGGAAACTTTAGGCGGACACTACTGGGGTAAGCAGATAAAGGTGACGGAACACTGCACACGATGTGGCTGGTGTGCAGAGCACTGCCCCTCCGGAAATATCATCATGCTGGATGGAAGACCGACTTTTGGTCGTAAATGTCATTTCTGTTTGAACTGTATTTACAGCTGTCCGAGCAAAGCCTTACAACCGGGAATTTTCAGATTTATTGTTATTCAAGAGGGATACTGCTTGCAGCATATTGCAGAGCAGCTCCCGAAGAACACGCAGATACCAGTTAAAGATTTAAAGGTGGGACTCCTCTGGTTGGGCGTCAAGAAATATTTAATGTCTGTAGGCGACGATTGGGAGGGGTGA
- a CDS encoding GFA family protein, which translates to MMKYKGSCLCGEVTFEIEGEFEHFFLCHCERCRKDTGSAHAANLFSSTAKLRWLSGEEKAKIFNYHSEGHIKSFCSNCGSALPNIQFNGKLLVVPAGCMDSDIHIKPQGHIYCTNRASWDHDLEKVPQFEELPNG; encoded by the coding sequence ATGATGAAATATAAAGGATCTTGTCTTTGCGGTGAAGTTACTTTTGAAATTGAAGGAGAGTTTGAACATTTCTTTCTTTGTCATTGCGAGCGATGTCGTAAGGACACAGGTTCCGCCCATGCGGCGAATCTGTTTTCTTCTACGGCTAAGTTAAGATGGCTGTCCGGTGAAGAGAAAGCTAAAATATTTAATTATCATTCAGAAGGTCACATAAAAAGCTTTTGCTCTAATTGCGGATCTGCGCTGCCAAATATTCAGTTCAATGGGAAACTGCTGGTTGTTCCGGCAGGATGTATGGATAGTGATATACACATCAAGCCGCAGGGACACATCTACTGTACAAATAGAGCAAGTTGGGATCATGACTTAGAGAAAGTACCACAATTTGAAGAACTTCCAAACGGATGA
- a CDS encoding PF20097 family protein, with product MVCPICGKEMTKGGIILSGKRISGEFKWYPQNEFDKKGLKAWDRSDGKDINAMDISLMGVEKFKDTYFCDTCNKIIGIFTINE from the coding sequence ATGGTTTGTCCGATTTGTGGAAAAGAAATGACAAAAGGTGGAATCATTCTTAGCGGAAAACGTATCAGCGGGGAATTTAAATGGTACCCGCAAAATGAGTTTGATAAAAAAGGCTTAAAAGCCTGGGACAGGAGTGATGGAAAAGACATAAATGCTATGGATATAAGCTTGATGGGTGTAGAAAAATTTAAAGATACGTATTTTTGTGATACTTGCAATAAAATTATAGGTATCTTTACGATTAATGAATAG
- a CDS encoding S-layer homology domain-containing protein, translating into MVYSISLLKKVARIVLAIVLMIAITFIYTPVPVMAESIPDGSGTATDPYKISSAADLYWLSENSSEWNKYYLQTSDIDLTSYQSGTGWNPIGNEDHFFTGVYDGQGYKINNLKIKQEIAVKKSEYPESYYIGLFGYLDGAVLKNLALENVDLEGAGYIGAVAGYIENSSIIFNSYATGTITGRLSVGGLIGRAAHNSSIVGSYTNVLIIAEGTKGYTNNSSESIEANIWHAGLVGMIKDVSVKACYSIGDVRDGRAQVGGLIGGVWGHSSIENSYSTGDVTNSKDYQVYRMGGFVGCVSGSSIKNCYSTGKVESASGSTAYLGSFAGQGGSGSLDINNFWDKDTATYSYSVIGTGKTTSEMQDVLTFSSWTSSVWNKESGQYPNFKKLLGIAGVLKAEDKLYDGNADANISIDSSVHLVSLTGEDLSNVSLSSEAVFINADMGNDKEVSLINLSLQGDDTDKYYLIDIAPTATASIKSEKPEAQSVSITGSAQPGVALTKTAETETLTGHYTYKQKNNDLEGTSIFKWYRSEDAKGKNKIQIDGANTTTYVIKESDQGKYISFEVTPVAKHGVASGEPVESTNKVLFDAIIKEERRSHHSKSTTPNKNESIEISINGKSAIAANVKIEKINNDAVVTVTADEAKIEEKMKQEEKPTVTIPVNKQADKVDFKLSGQLVKNMELKQAVLEVRTDTVTYVLPASQIAIDSISKNIGKEISLKDIEVNIEISKTTEQVKAAIDKAAKEMNCKLLVNPETFNINCIYGDKKVEAERFSSYVERVLTIPKNVSLDNITTAVVVDKSGKLCPVPTTAFKEDGQCFARINSLTNSTYSVIEHNITVSSVENHWSKNAVNDMASRLIISNPESFKPDEAITRGSFAQYITKALGIYRSNAAKPGQFIDVAVQDEFADAIAIASQYGIINGYEDGSFKANAQISREEAMTMYARAMDIVNLKEKNSNRIETYKDKKEIAPWAYKNVERALSSGVFNGRTEDTIVPKGIFNNSEAATAVRNLLIQAQLINK; encoded by the coding sequence ATGGTTTATTCAATCAGTTTATTGAAAAAAGTTGCTCGGATTGTTTTGGCAATAGTCCTTATGATAGCGATTACATTTATTTATACGCCTGTGCCTGTAATGGCAGAATCTATACCGGACGGTTCAGGAACAGCAACTGATCCTTATAAAATCAGTTCAGCGGCTGACCTTTATTGGCTGTCAGAAAATTCGAGTGAATGGAATAAATATTATTTACAGACAAGTGATATTGATTTGACATCTTATCAGTCGGGAACCGGTTGGAATCCGATAGGGAATGAAGACCATTTCTTTACAGGAGTATATGACGGACAGGGTTATAAAATCAATAATTTAAAAATTAAACAAGAGATTGCAGTGAAGAAATCAGAGTATCCGGAAAGTTATTATATAGGTTTGTTTGGATATTTAGATGGTGCAGTTCTTAAAAATCTTGCTTTAGAAAATGTAGATTTAGAAGGAGCTGGGTACATAGGAGCAGTAGCAGGTTATATAGAAAACAGCAGTATTATTTTCAATTCTTATGCTACCGGAACGATTACCGGTCGTCTTTCAGTGGGAGGACTCATTGGTCGTGCGGCCCATAATTCTAGTATTGTGGGAAGTTACACAAATGTTTTGATAATAGCCGAAGGAACAAAGGGATATACAAATAATTCCAGTGAGAGTATAGAGGCCAACATATGGCATGCAGGTTTAGTTGGAATGATTAAAGACGTTTCTGTAAAAGCTTGTTATTCAATAGGTGATGTACGCGATGGGAGGGCACAAGTAGGTGGACTAATAGGCGGTGTTTGGGGCCATTCAAGTATAGAAAATAGCTATTCAACCGGAGATGTAACGAATTCGAAGGACTATCAAGTTTATCGTATGGGAGGATTTGTTGGATGTGTAAGTGGATCAAGTATAAAAAATTGTTATTCAACAGGAAAAGTAGAAAGTGCATCTGGTAGCACCGCCTATCTAGGAAGCTTTGCAGGACAAGGCGGATCAGGTAGTTTAGATATAAATAATTTTTGGGATAAAGATACTGCTACTTATAGTTATTCTGTCATAGGTACTGGAAAAACGACGAGTGAGATGCAAGATGTTTTAACATTTTCATCATGGACATCTTCTGTTTGGAACAAAGAAAGCGGACAATACCCAAATTTTAAAAAGCTTCTTGGAATAGCAGGGGTTTTAAAAGCAGAGGATAAGCTATATGATGGAAATGCAGATGCCAATATAAGTATAGACAGTTCCGTACATCTTGTTAGTTTAACAGGAGAAGATTTGTCTAATGTAAGCTTAAGTTCAGAGGCAGTTTTTATAAATGCGGATATGGGAAATGACAAAGAAGTTAGTTTGATCAATTTGAGTTTACAAGGAGACGATACAGATAAATATTATCTCATTGATATTGCGCCAACAGCTACTGCCAGTATTAAATCAGAAAAACCAGAGGCTCAATCTGTGTCCATAACGGGATCCGCTCAGCCAGGAGTTGCTCTGACAAAAACAGCTGAGACAGAAACTTTGACAGGACATTATACCTATAAGCAAAAGAACAATGACCTGGAAGGTACTAGTATATTTAAATGGTATCGATCAGAGGATGCAAAAGGAAAAAACAAAATACAGATTGATGGAGCGAACACAACAACTTATGTGATAAAAGAATCAGATCAAGGGAAATATATTAGTTTTGAAGTAACCCCAGTAGCAAAGCATGGAGTCGCTTCCGGTGAACCTGTAGAAAGTACAAACAAAGTATTGTTTGATGCAATCATAAAAGAAGAGCGTAGATCCCACCACAGTAAAAGTACTACTCCAAATAAAAATGAAAGCATTGAAATCAGTATCAATGGTAAAAGTGCAATAGCTGCTAATGTAAAGATAGAAAAGATCAACAATGATGCTGTAGTAACAGTTACAGCGGATGAAGCAAAAATAGAAGAAAAAATGAAGCAAGAAGAAAAACCAACAGTGACGATACCAGTGAATAAACAAGCAGACAAAGTAGACTTCAAGTTAAGTGGACAACTTGTTAAAAATATGGAATTAAAACAAGCTGTTTTAGAAGTTAGAACAGACACAGTCACATATGTTCTGCCAGCATCCCAAATTGCTATAGACAGTATATCAAAAAACATTGGTAAAGAGATATCACTTAAAGACATAGAAGTGAACATAGAAATCTCAAAAACAACGGAACAAGTGAAAGCAGCAATCGATAAGGCCGCTAAAGAAATGAATTGTAAATTGCTTGTTAATCCAGAGACGTTTAATATCAACTGCATATATGGGGACAAAAAAGTAGAAGCGGAGAGGTTTAGCAGTTATGTAGAAAGAGTATTAACCATTCCGAAGAACGTTAGCTTAGATAATATCACAACAGCAGTTGTGGTGGATAAATCCGGTAAACTTTGCCCTGTACCTACAACCGCATTTAAGGAAGACGGCCAATGCTTTGCACGGATAAATTCTCTTACAAACTCCACGTATAGTGTGATAGAACATAATATAACGGTATCCTCAGTAGAAAATCATTGGTCCAAAAATGCTGTCAATGATATGGCATCCAGATTAATTATCAGTAATCCGGAAAGCTTTAAACCAGATGAAGCAATCACCAGAGGATCGTTTGCACAGTACATTACCAAGGCTTTGGGAATCTACAGATCAAACGCTGCTAAACCTGGACAATTCATTGATGTGGCAGTACAAGACGAATTTGCAGATGCGATTGCAATAGCATCACAATATGGTATTATCAATGGATACGAGGATGGAAGTTTTAAAGCCAATGCTCAAATCAGTCGAGAAGAAGCGATGACTATGTATGCTAGAGCGATGGATATCGTTAACCTAAAAGAAAAGAATTCTAATAGAATAGAAACTTATAAAGACAAGAAAGAAATAGCACCATGGGCATATAAAAATGTAGAAAGAGCTTTAAGCAGTGGGGTCTTTAATGGAAGAACAGAAGACACCATAGTGCCTAAAGGTATATTCAATAATAGCGAAGCTGCAACAGCCGTAAGAAACCTGTTAATTCAAGCTCAATTAATTAATAAATAA